A region from the Candidatus Kryptobacter tengchongensis genome encodes:
- a CDS encoding NAD(P)H-flavin reductase: protein MVQVESIIVTSSIKNPMLPILFQVRSRKQETDDTFTLELEPVESGIEFEFLPGQFNMIYVFGVGEVPISISGDPNKKNRIVHTTRMVGTVTKAMGTLRKGDVLGIRGPFGTSWPVDRCAGCDVVIVAGGIGLAPLRPAIYYILSNRGRYNRVILLYGARTPEDILYKREIEKWKSRFDFEVYVTVDRGTSGWKGNVGVVTTLIPRAPFDPLNAVAFVCGPEVMMRFTAIELIKRGVKENNIFLSMERNMKCGIGLCGHCQFGPVFICKDGPVFSYSQVKDLIFKREI, encoded by the coding sequence ATGGTGCAGGTTGAAAGTATAATAGTCACATCATCTATTAAAAATCCGATGCTTCCCATCTTATTTCAGGTGCGCTCAAGGAAGCAAGAAACAGATGATACTTTTACTCTTGAGCTTGAGCCAGTTGAATCAGGAATTGAATTTGAGTTTCTGCCAGGACAGTTTAATATGATTTATGTTTTTGGAGTTGGAGAGGTTCCAATCTCTATAAGTGGGGATCCTAATAAGAAAAATCGCATAGTTCACACAACAAGAATGGTTGGGACTGTGACGAAAGCGATGGGGACTCTAAGAAAGGGTGATGTTCTTGGAATAAGAGGTCCTTTTGGGACAAGTTGGCCAGTTGACAGGTGTGCGGGGTGCGATGTTGTTATAGTTGCTGGGGGAATTGGGTTGGCGCCATTAAGACCGGCAATTTATTATATTTTGTCCAACAGGGGAAGATATAACCGTGTTATATTGCTTTATGGTGCAAGGACCCCTGAAGATATTCTTTATAAGCGTGAAATTGAAAAATGGAAATCAAGGTTTGATTTTGAGGTTTATGTCACTGTTGACAGGGGAACGAGTGGATGGAAGGGGAATGTCGGCGTTGTAACAACATTGATCCCAAGGGCTCCGTTTGATCCGTTAAATGCAGTTGCTTTTGTGTGCGGACCAGAAGTGATGATGCGCTTTACAGCTATTGAGCTTATTAAAAGAGGGGTTAAAGAGAACAACATTTTTCTGTCCATGGAGCGAAATATGAAATGCGGAATTGGCTTATGTGGTCACTGCCAGTTTGGTCC
- a CDS encoding Cyclic nucleotide-binding domain-containing protein has protein sequence MSIETLEKILAEHPFFKDLKKEYLELILGCAKNVFYKAGEFIFREGEEANEFYIIRDGRVSLEISVPGKEPVIIQTLEDGEVLGWSWIIPPYYWHFDAKAVEPTRAIALDGKCLRNKCEEDHSLGYELLKRFVTIVEQRLQATRIQLLDLYGAG, from the coding sequence ATGAGTATTGAAACATTGGAAAAAATACTTGCAGAGCATCCATTTTTTAAAGACCTTAAAAAGGAATATCTTGAGCTCATACTTGGATGTGCAAAGAATGTTTTTTACAAAGCTGGTGAGTTTATATTTCGTGAAGGAGAGGAGGCAAATGAATTTTATATAATACGGGATGGCAGGGTATCACTTGAAATTTCGGTTCCGGGAAAGGAACCTGTTATAATTCAAACTCTTGAGGACGGTGAAGTGCTTGGATGGTCTTGGATTATTCCACCGTATTATTGGCACTTTGATGCTAAAGCAGTTGAACCAACGAGGGCTATAGCTCTTGATGGTAAATGCTTGAGAAATAAGTGCGAGGAAGATCATAGTCTTGGGTATGAGCTTTTGAAAAGATTTGTAACAATTGTTGAACAACGACTTCAAGCAACAAGAATACAATTACTTGATTTATATGGTGCAGGTTGA
- a CDS encoding 4Fe-4S dicluster domain-containing protein: MNKEKIYRLAPQDLNRIFEQFKTGGYKIVGPTIRDNAIVYDEIQDVKDLPVGLTDEQKPGSYRLKRRGDNALFGYVVGPQSWKKFLFPPLLTIWEAKRSNGKFELIEPNFEGQKFVFVGVRACEISAILIQDKIFGGGQYKDPNYLKIRENVFLIAVNCNEPGDNCFCLSTGTGPRVLTGYDIVLTEVVSDEEHYLLARAGTEEGKEMLEMLGFAEATKEEIEKADKVSSDAIKKFKKEVDLEGIVELLQSNYENPLWDKVSEKCLTCANCTMVCPTCFCNTIEDVTDLSGQNVKRIRRWDSCFTLEFSYIHGGSLRYSTMSRYRQWMVHKLSTWKNQFGMLGCVGCGRCITWCPVGIDIVENVKIFKRELSKVKI, from the coding sequence ATGAATAAGGAAAAAATTTATCGCTTAGCACCTCAAGATTTAAACAGGATTTTTGAACAGTTCAAAACAGGGGGATATAAGATTGTTGGTCCCACCATCAGAGATAATGCGATTGTTTATGATGAAATTCAAGATGTTAAAGACCTGCCAGTTGGGTTAACAGATGAGCAGAAGCCTGGGAGTTATAGATTGAAAAGGCGGGGTGATAATGCTTTGTTTGGTTATGTTGTTGGTCCTCAGTCTTGGAAAAAATTTCTTTTCCCACCACTTTTGACTATTTGGGAGGCAAAGAGAAGCAATGGAAAGTTTGAGCTTATTGAGCCAAATTTTGAGGGACAAAAGTTTGTCTTTGTTGGTGTAAGAGCTTGTGAAATTTCAGCTATCTTGATTCAAGATAAAATCTTTGGAGGGGGACAGTATAAAGATCCAAATTATTTAAAAATCAGAGAGAATGTTTTCTTAATAGCAGTAAATTGCAATGAGCCTGGGGATAACTGTTTTTGCCTGTCAACGGGGACCGGTCCAAGGGTTTTAACTGGGTATGATATTGTCTTAACAGAGGTTGTTTCAGATGAGGAACATTATCTTCTGGCGAGGGCGGGAACGGAGGAGGGAAAAGAGATGCTGGAGATGCTGGGGTTCGCCGAAGCGACAAAAGAAGAAATTGAAAAAGCTGATAAAGTTTCAAGTGATGCGATCAAAAAGTTTAAGAAAGAAGTTGACCTTGAGGGGATTGTTGAACTTTTACAGTCAAATTATGAAAATCCACTCTGGGATAAGGTATCGGAGAAATGTTTGACCTGTGCAAATTGTACGATGGTTTGCCCAACATGCTTTTGCAATACGATTGAAGATGTAACTGATTTATCAGGGCAAAATGTAAAAAGGATAAGGCGATGGGATTCCTGCTTTACGCTTGAGTTTTCATATATACACGGTGGAAGCCTAAGATATTCAACAATGTCAAGATATAGGCAGTGGATGGTGCACAAGCTTTCAACTTGGAAGAATCAATTTGGAATGCTCGGGTGCGTTGGATGTGGAAGATGTATAACATGGTGTCCAGTTGGCATTGATATAGTTGAAAATGTTAAAATTTTCAAAAGAGAGCTGAGCAAAGTTAAAATTTAA
- a CDS encoding diaminohydroxyphosphoribosylaminopyrimidine deaminase: MPSDIEIEKKDEFYLARCLQLALKGKGYVSPNPMVGCVIVKDNKIIGEGYHARYGEEHAEVNAIKNATESVEGATLYVNLEPCIHYGKTPPCVDLIIESKIKKVVIGTIDPNPLVNGKGIEKLKKAGIEVKVGVLENESKKLNEAFFKYITQKIPFVALKIAQTIDAKIADPEGNSKWITCEQSLRFVHQLRSEYDAVLIGSRTAKLDNPNLTVRLVEGRNPYRVILDSALSLPLELNVFSDKFTDKTIVFTSSDALKTKKDKVEKLNSLGIDVLTVKSRRRKLDLKDVLEKLGEKGIISVLVEGGGKIFTEFIKQKLADKVYIFIAPKILGKGIASIGDVGIRSIREIINLKEISIQNFGDDVMITGYL; this comes from the coding sequence ATGCCCTCTGATATTGAAATTGAAAAAAAGGATGAATTTTATCTCGCTCGTTGTCTGCAACTTGCCCTTAAGGGCAAAGGTTATGTCAGTCCAAATCCAATGGTGGGATGCGTCATCGTAAAAGATAACAAAATAATCGGCGAAGGTTATCACGCAAGATATGGTGAAGAACACGCTGAAGTAAATGCGATAAAAAACGCAACTGAAAGCGTTGAAGGTGCAACTTTATATGTAAACCTTGAACCATGTATTCATTACGGCAAAACCCCGCCATGTGTTGATCTAATCATTGAATCAAAAATCAAAAAAGTTGTAATTGGCACAATTGATCCAAACCCACTTGTAAATGGAAAAGGAATTGAAAAACTTAAAAAAGCAGGTATTGAAGTTAAAGTTGGAGTCCTTGAAAATGAGTCAAAAAAGTTAAATGAAGCATTTTTTAAATATATAACTCAAAAAATTCCATTCGTTGCCCTTAAAATTGCCCAAACAATTGACGCAAAAATCGCAGATCCAGAAGGAAATTCAAAATGGATAACCTGCGAACAATCGCTTCGTTTCGTCCACCAATTAAGGAGTGAATATGATGCCGTTTTAATCGGAAGTCGCACCGCAAAACTTGATAACCCAAACCTCACCGTCAGACTCGTTGAGGGAAGAAATCCTTATAGAGTTATACTTGACTCGGCTTTAAGCCTTCCACTTGAGTTAAATGTATTCTCGGACAAATTCACAGATAAAACAATTGTTTTCACATCAAGCGACGCACTTAAAACGAAGAAAGATAAAGTTGAAAAACTTAACTCACTTGGGATAGATGTTTTAACTGTAAAATCAAGAAGAAGAAAACTTGACCTGAAAGATGTCCTTGAAAAACTTGGAGAAAAAGGCATAATTTCAGTTCTCGTTGAAGGTGGCGGAAAAATCTTCACAGAATTCATAAAGCAAAAACTTGCCGATAAAGTTTATATCTTCATCGCTCCAAAAATCCTTGGGAAAGGTATAGCAAGCATAGGTGATGTCGGAATAAGGTCAATTCGTGAAATAATAAATTTGAAAGAGATTTCAATACAAAACTTCGGGGATGATGTCATGATAACGGGTTACCTTTGA
- a CDS encoding Membrane-associated phospholipid phosphatase: MWKVSLVKISLVILSFLLLFEISISQSLFDKLNADVKTFAKNSANYFSAPSGFNKEDFFRLSAISAGTILLFSLDHLNKDFQRFDNKIFKTAMEIDRYYGTVWMWGLISGSLYSSGMLFRDDEIREIGLMVFEAGALSGFVTTLLKVAFGRERPYVSGDKFKFHPFSFGGNKFYSFPSGHATLSFAISTVIASKFESKFVKFFIYTPAVLTALARVYNNQHWFSDVFLGSSIGYFTAAYIVNAHRENQR, from the coding sequence ATGTGGAAGGTGTCTTTGGTTAAAATTTCCTTGGTAATTTTATCTTTTCTCCTCCTTTTTGAAATTTCCATTTCTCAAAGTTTGTTTGATAAGTTGAACGCGGATGTTAAGACGTTTGCAAAAAACTCCGCAAATTATTTTTCTGCGCCATCTGGTTTCAATAAAGAAGATTTTTTCCGTTTGTCGGCTATCAGCGCTGGGACGATTTTACTTTTCAGTTTAGATCATTTGAATAAGGATTTTCAAAGGTTTGATAATAAAATCTTCAAAACAGCGATGGAGATTGACAGATATTACGGGACTGTGTGGATGTGGGGGTTAATAAGTGGTTCTTTATACTCTTCGGGGATGCTATTCAGGGATGATGAAATTAGAGAGATTGGTTTAATGGTTTTTGAAGCGGGTGCTTTATCTGGTTTTGTGACCACACTTTTAAAAGTTGCCTTTGGTCGGGAGAGACCGTATGTAAGTGGTGATAAATTTAAATTTCATCCATTCAGTTTCGGTGGGAATAAATTTTATTCGTTTCCGTCGGGACATGCGACTTTGAGTTTTGCAATTTCAACTGTTATAGCATCAAAGTTTGAGAGTAAATTTGTAAAGTTTTTCATTTATACGCCTGCGGTTTTGACTGCGCTTGCCCGTGTTTATAACAATCAGCATTGGTTTTCGGATGTTTTTCTTGGTTCGTCTATCGGTTATTTCACCGCAGCTTATATCGTCAATGCACATAGAGAGAATCAAAGGTAA
- a CDS encoding Outer membrane lipoprotein: protein MKIKNLFVVFLLLITSCGKEDANLFEKADKEYQKKNLKTAIDLYKHFAQKYPESSKAPEALFKLAQIYLNDLRLPKEAVGYFEQIVQKYPNTREAMNALFMLGFIYANEIHDYNKAREHYQKFLEQYPNSELAISAKFELENLGKEPEKILTK from the coding sequence ATGAAAATCAAGAACCTGTTCGTAGTTTTCCTTTTGCTTATAACAAGTTGCGGAAAAGAGGACGCAAATTTATTTGAGAAAGCAGATAAAGAATATCAAAAGAAAAACTTAAAGACTGCAATTGACCTTTACAAGCACTTCGCCCAAAAGTATCCTGAAAGTTCAAAAGCACCCGAAGCACTCTTCAAACTTGCACAGATTTATTTAAATGACCTTCGCTTACCTAAAGAAGCTGTTGGATATTTTGAACAAATAGTTCAAAAATATCCAAACACAAGAGAAGCGATGAATGCGCTTTTCATGCTTGGTTTTATCTATGCCAATGAAATTCACGATTACAATAAAGCAAGAGAACACTACCAAAAATTTCTTGAACAATATCCAAACTCCGAACTTGCTATATCAGCAAAGTTTGAACTTGAAAACCTTGGAAAAGAACCCGAAAAAATTTTAACAAAATAA
- a CDS encoding bacillithiol biosynthesis cysteine-adding enzyme BshC, which produces MQSVNFRYLFPNYGGVTRLFIDYVYNFKNVQRFYNYNFNDLDNLNSLIESVLKNYKNREKVVEILKRQNFYYENFSAREKLELLSRDNTLAVVTGQQVGLMSGPLYTIYKIITAIKLSDFLSEKFKDFNFVPVFYLESEDHDFFEANHVKVFNSSNELVKIEFNPEDTPRENYGPVGEIKFNDRFESVLRKFEEELQDSEFKNDVISFVRSTYKEGFNFAESFAKFVGGLFKNHGLVFLNPNDAELKRFLVPIFEREIDEHPKLSNLIVDVSAELEERYHAQVKPRAMNLFLFYRGGRYPIEPAEEKGMFRLKGARFKFSKGELKHILETNPQALSPNVILRPICQDTLLPTIFYVAGPSEIAYFAQLKPAYIYFGLPMPVIFPRISATLIEPKVRKILEKYKVEFEELFSDFSSVAKKISTMDSDIDIDGFFKVMRSRFESLLGEVKDFVLGIEPSLGGAVDNSASKILYHINNIYEKTVNANQKRNEIILKQIEKLKINLFPENEIQERVLNVIYFLNKYGFGLIDKLFDDLEVFEFNHQIIYL; this is translated from the coding sequence ATGCAATCGGTAAATTTTCGGTATCTCTTCCCAAACTATGGCGGTGTAACACGCCTTTTCATTGATTATGTCTACAACTTTAAAAATGTTCAGAGGTTTTATAATTATAACTTCAATGACCTTGATAATCTTAACAGTTTGATTGAATCTGTCCTGAAAAATTACAAAAATCGTGAAAAAGTTGTTGAAATTTTGAAGAGGCAAAATTTCTATTATGAGAATTTCAGCGCAAGAGAAAAACTTGAACTCCTTTCCAGAGATAACACACTCGCTGTGGTCACGGGTCAGCAAGTTGGACTTATGTCTGGTCCGCTTTACACAATCTACAAAATTATAACAGCGATAAAACTTTCCGATTTCTTATCCGAAAAATTTAAAGATTTCAATTTCGTTCCCGTTTTTTATCTTGAAAGTGAAGATCACGATTTCTTTGAAGCTAACCATGTAAAAGTTTTCAACTCAAGTAACGAACTTGTTAAAATTGAGTTTAATCCAGAGGATACTCCGAGGGAGAACTATGGTCCTGTTGGAGAAATTAAATTTAACGATAGATTTGAATCTGTCTTGAGGAAATTTGAAGAGGAACTTCAGGATAGCGAATTCAAAAACGATGTCATAAGCTTTGTTCGTTCAACATATAAGGAGGGATTTAACTTTGCTGAATCGTTTGCGAAATTTGTTGGAGGGTTATTTAAGAACCATGGCTTGGTTTTCTTAAATCCAAATGATGCTGAACTTAAAAGATTTCTTGTGCCAATTTTTGAGCGGGAGATAGACGAGCATCCTAAACTTTCAAATTTAATAGTTGATGTGAGCGCAGAGCTTGAGGAAAGATATCACGCACAGGTGAAACCACGGGCTATGAATCTATTTTTGTTTTATAGAGGAGGCAGGTATCCAATTGAGCCAGCAGAGGAAAAGGGGATGTTCAGATTGAAAGGAGCAAGATTTAAGTTCAGTAAAGGAGAGCTCAAGCACATACTTGAGACAAATCCACAGGCGTTAAGCCCCAATGTTATATTAAGACCAATATGTCAGGATACCCTTTTGCCGACAATTTTTTATGTTGCTGGTCCATCTGAGATTGCGTATTTCGCACAGCTTAAGCCAGCGTATATTTATTTTGGGCTTCCTATGCCCGTCATCTTTCCGAGAATTAGCGCAACTCTGATTGAACCAAAAGTGAGGAAAATTTTAGAAAAGTATAAAGTTGAATTTGAGGAACTCTTTTCAGACTTCTCATCTGTTGCGAAAAAAATTTCAACTATGGATTCAGATATTGATATTGATGGCTTTTTCAAAGTTATGAGGTCAAGATTTGAGTCGTTACTTGGTGAAGTTAAAGATTTTGTTTTAGGTATAGAGCCATCGCTTGGCGGGGCGGTTGATAATTCTGCGAGCAAAATTCTTTACCATATAAACAACATTTATGAAAAAACAGTGAACGCAAATCAAAAGAGAAATGAAATCATCTTAAAGCAAATTGAAAAGTTGAAAATTAATCTTTTCCCAGAAAATGAGATTCAGGAGAGAGTTTTGAATGTAATTTATTTCCTTAACAAATACGGTTTCGGTTTGATTGATAAGTTATTTGACGATTTAGAGGTGTTTGAATTCAATCATCAGATTATTTATCTGTAG